From Topomyia yanbarensis strain Yona2022 chromosome 1, ASM3024719v1, whole genome shotgun sequence, one genomic window encodes:
- the LOC131684723 gene encoding uncharacterized protein LOC131684723, translated as MSILLIIFQQSFTTIYCDNPNFPLKVTMRSRSSGSVDCSPLTGNKHPYNRKPLLCRLCLRVLAKEDLLEIFTENNNLQKEIRAAVSVEVNRDDRSIRVCQSCLDLVYTINAFRTVCEKSAILLSQEVQIPSGTFWAEQSDQNVFTKCRTLVEHCKTEIENRFLEKLEICCDDTNDSFEESITFPVEFSPAVDVDIKSIKDDLPVKIEALNLDILSDVDDDDIGLVIDNTCSRKLEYESEIEFIGFSEQESEAENTDSDPDFVIKPKRSKQNSSNPPRRRGKPSLTDEMLKRRMRILGEQKRKPGPKTRVKPPAESECEIQECESRESRTTSK; from the exons ATGAGCATTTTGCTGATCATTTTTCAGCAATCATTTACAACTATCTATTGTGATAATCCTAATTTTCCACTAAAAGTGACAATGAGAAGCCGTTCCAGTGGTAGTGTTGATTGCTCACCTCTTACCGGCAACAAACATCCGTATAATCGAAAACCTCTCCTGTGCCGGCTGTGTTTGCGGGTTCTCGCGAAGGAAGACCTACTGGAAATATTCACCGAAAACAATAACTTACAGAAAGAAATCCGAGCTGCGGTCTCCGTTGAG GTAAACCGAGATGATCGTTCAATTCGTGTGTGCCAGTCCTGCTTGGATTTGGTGTACACGATCAACGCTTTTCGAACGGTTTGTGAAAAATCGGCAATACTCTTATCGCAAGAAGTACAAATTCCAAGCGGTACATTTTGGGCGGAGCAATCGGATCAGAACGTATTCACGAAATGTCGTACCCTGGTTGAACACTGCAAGACTGAAATAGAGAATCGTTTCCTGGAGAAACTGGAGATTTGCTGCGATGATACGAATGATTCGTTTGAGGAATCGATTACTTTCCCGGTTGAGTTCAGTCCAGCTGTAGACGTTGATATTAAGTCAATAAAGGATGACCTACCCGTTAAAATAGAGGCTCTAAACCTTGACATACTTTCTGATGTGGACGATGATGATATTGGGTTAGTTATTGATAATACCTGTTCTCGAAAGCTGGAATATGAAAGTGAGATAGAGTTTATTGGCTTTAGCGAACAAGAATCGGAAGCTGAAAACACGGATAGTGACCCTGATTTTGTAATAAAGCCGAAACGGTCAAAGCAAAATTCCAGTAATCCACCGAGGCGTCGGGGAAAACCAAGCCTTACTGATGAAATGTTGAAACGTAGAATGCGTATACTGggggaacaaaagagaaaaCCGGGTCCCAAAACCCGCGTCAAGCCGCCAGCGGAATCG GAATGTGAAATTCAGGAGTGTGAATCGCGAGAATCAAGAACGACGTCGAAATAA